TGGGTCTTTCCTGAATGAttggaggagctgcagcagctttagACTGAAGTCTGAAATCACTTGACTTGTGTTGGTCACTGCGGCAGTCTGAGCAGCCTATAAACACCTGGTTCTCAAGAAATTGTCTTTTTTAGCCTGTTGCTGATGGAGCTTTTGTTTCCAGGCCATGGGTTCATATGTTGTACTCTAAAGCAGCCTCTGTGTCATTGACAGCGAGTGTTAGTTGGATTGGTGGCCAGTTTGTTCAGCTGGTATCATGTTTAACGCACTCCTATGTCAAATACGATAATAGAGACTAGGAGAGTTTTAGCTGATCTGAATTTCTGTTAGAACatcagtgtgctggttttggctgggatagagttaattttcttcacggtagctagtatggggctgttttggatttgtgctgaaaactgtGTTGATAATGctgagatgttttcattattgctgagcagtgcttacacagagtcgaggccttttctgcttctcacaccaccccaccagtgagcaggctggggatgcacaagaaactgggaggagacacagctgggacagctgaccccaactgatcaaagggatattccagaccatatgatgtcatgctcagtatataaaactggggggagaaggaggaaggggaggacatTCGGAGTTATGGTGTTTGTCTGCCCATGTAACTAttacgtgtgatggagccctgctttcctggagatggctgaacacctgcctgcctatgggaagtggtgaatgaattccttgttttgctttgcttgtgtgcgtggctttcgctttacctgttaaactgtctttatctcagcctatgagttttctcacttttacccctctgattttctcccccatcccactgtgactggctgtgtggtgcttagttgctggctggggttaaaccacaacaagcaGTAGTAAGTCAGCTGTCTTACCAGAGTGAAAGAAGCATGAGGAGCATGTTACAAAGTTTTCTATCGAGATCTCTACTTTCTTGCTCTGGGGCTGGTGAAACACACATTTATATATCAGTTACTTCTTTACCAAAATCTGTGTATGGGGACTTGAACTTCCACAATCCAGGAAAGCTCACTGTTCTGGGAATTTCTGGAAATGAGATCAAACCATTATCTTCTGTTCCTTGTGAGAGTTAATTGGGATAAAAGGTTTGACACTGAGAAATTCTTTTCCTCAGAAGTGGTGTACAGTTAATTAGGAAACCTGAGACTGGTCAGTGTCTTTTCAGTCATAAGTTGACTTCCTCCCTTATCCCCAGCGTATCTTGCATATTTTGCAATGGCAGGGTTCATAAGTTCACTAGCAcagtttttctgtgcttctctaAGAAGCTGATAGGAATTAGTGAAATGCTATCCAGCTTGGTAGGGCCACATTTAGGCACTAAATCAGATCTTTCTGTGTGAAGGGTGTTGGCATGGGAGGCAGTTATATAGCAGCCAGTACTGTATGTGCTTTACACTTAAGCAGAGAACTTTGGGGTTGCTACTTGGCATCTCTTCCCGGTATGTATGGCAGAAGGAAATGTAAATGTGGCAAGCAGGGGAGTTGAGACCAGGTTGCTTTCAGTGCTCCTCTGCTTGCAGAAATGCTGGTTAAGGCTCAGTTGGATTTCTTTGctgtagaggtttttttttgtctttccactGAAGCCTGTTGTCAGTGGAATAGGTGCACTGATCTAAAGGGGAACTTTCTTCTCTTAGCAAAACTTAATTAGGTTATGGGTATCTGATGCCATCCCTTAAATGCTAACTGCAAAGGTAGGGCTTTTTTACCTCTGGCATTTTGACAAATAGATCATAAACAAattgatgaaaataaaattgtttcgTTAGTTGCTGAGTACAAAATGTCTccccaaaagcagaaaagactaGTTAGATGTCTTCAGCCCATCTCATAGGAGAGGTGTCCTTcctagtgttttgttttctttgtttatgaGTAAAcacattctaaaaaaaaaaagggagggaaaagaggcGTGGCCTATAAAACTGCCTCCTGCAGGTTAGTTGCTATTGCCAGGGGAATCTGCCTGTGGAATCATTGGGGTTGCAGTAAATGCTTCTGAGGATGCTATCAATTCCTCTGCTCCAACTCTCTCAGTTGTGCAGGTCCTAAGTGTTTTTGTAGTTGCGCTGTGTCCTGAATCACTGAGATCATCAAAGTTAAAGAAAATTGTCTCCCAAACAGATgcagtgctggagcaggagccgACAGCTGTGGGTGGGAACTTCTTAACTGGCTGCTAAAACCAGAGCATGGGGGAACTGGGCATGGGAGAGGGACTGTAAGTCATCCAGGTGGCACATGGGGAGACATGGATGTCATGTCAAGGAGGGTGCTGGGACCAGCTGTGAGGACCAGTGGGAAGAGAGTGGTGTGAGCTTGCATAGATTTGTTCCCTGTGATTCTTTCAACACCAAGCTTTTGTCCTGCAGGGCTCTGTTCAGCTCTTTTACAGGGATCTGCCGTTGTCAATTCAGGAAGCCTACGAGATCCTGCTGTCCCAGGAGGCGATGAGCCTGCCACATTACCAGGTGTGTTGGGACCTGCAGCTATTGCAGGGAGGATGAAGGCAGAGagcccagcctctgctgcacAGCTTCTTTCAGTGGCTGAGAGCAGAATACGACAGTTAGGGAGGGGAGTCATTCTCAGTTTTTTCCCATTCACCTTCTCCCAGATGATCAGTTCTTGTTTCCCCACCTTTGCTTTGGGTCCTAACCCTGGCATTTTCTCCTCTGCCAGTGCCACACTGTGTTCACTCAGTTGTGAAACTGAAGtaaattgtttggttttaggGTAGTCATTTAaccctcttgctttcctttgctctAAGGTGTTCAGCCACTTGAAGCAACTGGGTTATGTTGTACTGAGATTCGACCCCAGGTaaccagctttttctttccacgctgctttctcctttctgaagaCCCTGAGCAGCTCTGTGCCCACTGCATGGCCCTAGTGGAATGGCAGAGAAGAGGACTTTGACCCTGCATTCCGTCTCTCGGGAGGATTAAAGGCTAAAAGTGGCACTCTACCCTTCCTTGCTCCTCCCTCTTGAGGAGGTGATTGGGAACATGAAATGGGGCATGAACCGAGGACCATCCTGGTCCTGCTTGTGGATTTTCTGTGCCTGGAAGAAAAGGTTTTTGTTGCTGTATTCTGGGGGCTGAGCAGAAGGGTAGTTTTGCTGCCCCGCCCTGCTGTCAGCCTCCGTGTTGGTGTCTCCTTACAGCACTGTCCTGTCTCCTTATGAGAGGCAACTAAACCTGGAAAGTCACTGCCAGAGCTCTGGGAAACACCATCgcaaaaggaggaggagttCCAGCCCCCGGTAAGGATGCGGCCCAAAGCCTTCTTCCATCTTCTCCCAGGCTCTGCAGCTTGGGAACAGCATCCTCAACCCTTTGTGCTGTGGGTGACCTGTCCGGCACAGCTGCTCTTGGCTGTCCTCAAGCAGTGCAGTGCTTTTCCTGAACTCTTTGCAGTGTGCCTTTTTGTCACTTCTGTACTTCATGCAGGGCTAATAGGAGCAAACTGCCCCTGAGCCTCCCAACTGCAGTGGTGAGATGCCAAAATAGGAGGGTAGagaggtcagtgcagaagaaaCACGTGGCATTTGTCTCCACTTGCTCTTTTTTAGAGGGAGCACAGACACCACAGTGCACATCTTGCACTTATCTACCCCCTCAATGCAGCTTACGTGCTAGGACTGTACAGCAGAGATGTTgccaaaatgcaaacagaaactGACATAATTAGTAATTTTGCTAATTATGACAGCTTCCAGTAGGTGGCATCATCTTTTTAAGAAACAGGGAGGACAAGACTGGTCTGCACTTCCTTTCCTGATAACAAGTAACTCAGTGCCTGAGGAGTTAAGACATTTCAGGAACTGGGAGATAAAACTGCTGGTTTGAGAATTGCCCCATCTTCTCTGGGACCAGGAACTGAATCTTCTACCAGTAAGAGGTGCTGGTAGGAGGGTTTCTGCCTAGCCTGTGCTGGTTTGGCTGAAGTCCATCATGTTTGTGTGGAGGTGTTTGGCTCCGTATATGGGGTGTGTGGAGGCTGCATGGCAGGTTGGGAACGTGTGTCTACACAGATGAAGGCAGGGATTCTCCTGCGCATTGAAGTCAAACCTCATGCAGGACTGCCGAGAAGTTTATTCTGCCTTTGGCATTCACTACTTGTTTTGgcctgcttttttcccttctcattttGTCACACAAGCAAACGCCCTCCTTCCAGCCAAGAGATTGTTGTCAAGGGTTTGCAGATCTGTCTGGGGGTTCCTGCCACCTTTGCCGTCCTTTTTTCAGGCTTGGCAGACTGCATTCTTCCTGTTAGCAGGGAGGAGGCAAGACTCAAAGGGAATAAAGTTCCACTACGCACTGTCCCTGTCttttatgctgctgcttctgtctttAGGTCACATGAGAAGAAACATAAGATATCTGAGGACCTTCCAGAAGCTGAAGGGACCTCCAAAAAAGCTGGAGATGACTGTGGAGACTCCAATTGCCTTCCAATGGATGAAAAGCCCTTGTCAGAGCAACCAAAGGAATCTGATGCTGGAAGTGGAGAGGGGGAATCAAACCCAGTTCCTCTTGATACAGGACAAAAGGACTCCCTGAACCCctccaggagctgggctggagaCCACAGGGAGAGCAGCACTGGCACCCATGCACCCCGCTGGGATTTTACCACCATCGTCTTGCCAAACATGGCCCCAGATCAGCCGTGCACACATCTGCCCTCACCTGACAACGGGCTCCTGCCAGAGAATGTGCCAGGGAGGGAGGTTGATGCAGCTTGCTGGTGTGCACGCATCAATCAGAAACAGGAGAAGCTGTCACGGAAGGAAAGGGAGCAGCGAGAGAGGGAGACCAGGTACAAGAGCAGTGTCAATGCTGACCGGGAGGTGAGGCGCTGCTCCAACTGGAAGGAATACAAAGCCCTTTTGGAGCAGAGGAGCCAGCAGAGGGTTTGGAGACGACCACCACATCTCTGGGACCAAGCTGTCACACCACTTTTGAGGCCAGATGAAGCTACTTCATCAGGTAAAGGCTCTAGGAAATTGGCAGggacccccttcccccccccccccaactctgTGAAACATTGCCTGTTATGCAGCAGCAAAAGGGGTGACATGGAGAAGCTGAACGTCAGTTTAGGGGACAGTACCTTGAGATGGAGAATCTCATTAGAAGGCTTAGGCAGAGCAGGCACAGAGGAATGCAGCTATGAACATGGGGAGAGACAAGAAAGCTTGTACTCTgcctttccatctctttctaTAGCCTACTCAAGTGCCAGGATAAACAGGGCCTTGGGAGGTCTTCTAATCCATTCCCCATGTCCTACTGTATTGCAATCCTTCTTTCTAGGCTGTTAGGCATGTGAAATCACAGccagcaagatgcaaagcaatTGCAGGGTGTTctgggctgtgtgctggggggAGATGAGGAAGCCGAGGTCTTTGAAGTAGCCAGTGGTGACTGTGGTGCTGCCAGCCATTGTTGGAGGAGGAAGGCTCATGGGTGGTGGTGGAGTGCTTGGAGTGCCGTGGGAGAGAAATAGCTAGTCTGATCCTTTCCTGttccttctccctccagctgcGCTCCTCCAGCAGATCAGCGTGCTGCAGCCCTCCCACATCCTGGATGGAGCCTCCCGGTTAGTATCCATGCAGCCAGCTCGTAGCTGTTAGGGAGTAGGGGTGTCTTGTGACTGTCCCTGCTTGTGAGGTCTGTGAGATGCTCACAGCAGCAGTTTGGGAGCTGCCTGGCATCTGGGGTGCCAAGAGAATACAGCGCTCTGCTCCGTGACCCGGTTGCATCTGTAGTGAGGGGCTGACATTTCCATGAAGTACCAGTCCTGCAGCAACAGACCTAGGGCATTCCAGGCCAATTAAAACATTGGGGTTGCTCTCTTTTCCTACTGTTCTCTCTCTGCACCGCAGCCAGGTAATCTCCCCTAGAGGTTTGGGTGGGTTTCACCTGTGCCTCATTCCTGGAACGTGCTGCCATCCCTGCTGCAATGATTATAAAACCATGCCTTTGGACTTTTGGTTCTGCTCCTGCCTTAAAGAGTCTGTGTGGTGTTAGTGTGCAGTCCCTGTAGGGCAGAGCAGTGCTTTGCTTCTCTATCTGTTAGTGGCCCTTCTTGCAAGGGGGTCTGCAGAGAAGGGAGTGTGGCAGATGTGGGGTGGGAGCTTGCTCTGGTCTGACTACAGGAAAGATCTAGAAATTAATTAGAACAGTTGCAGGATCAGTCCTTTGAGGGCTGAAGCCTTTCAAAGGCCCCAAACTAGCCAGGCTTCAAGAGCTTTTGCTCcctctttcctctgctgtgtCTATACCCTACAATGTTTCAATCCTATACATATGTGAATGTGTTCTGTCTTCTGTAGGCTGCAGGAGGACCCAGAGGGCATGAAGATAGACTTCAATGTGTATCAGGCTGATGCTGTGGCCAAGTTTAAGAAGACAAACCCTGGGAAGCCATATGTCAGGATGTGTGTTAGGAGGTATCCATGGGTCTTATGCTGTGTTCTGAAACATAGCAGTTGCTGTTGTGGAAACAAAGTACTAATGATCTGTAAATGACCCAGCATCTTGTGAGCTTTACAGATCATCAGAGTGTCTCCCTTGAGGGTGGTCCTgcccagaatttttttttccttccatttcctcCTTTGTTGGAGGCTGTGGCTGACAATTCCCCCAGCCCTTGTGCTCAGCCCACACTATTTGGTCATCTGGTTGCTGCTCATGTCTGAGTATTACTGGAGTCAGGAATAAGAAGCCACAGCTGTATTTATGCAATGCTTGTGAAACATGTAGAGCTCAGTTTTGCAGGGAGCTGTAGGATACCTGAATCCTCAGCCAGTGCAGATCGCGATGGATTTCTGCAGAGATGTACCTCCCCAGAACTCACTAGAGGCTCAGGGGCATGGGTTTAGTATTTTGATCATTGCCAAATGTAACTTTAAGatcagtatgaacagaggaTAGGTGTCCCCTTTCTTGCTGGATCCAGAATCTGATACCTAAACTCCACAGGCAGGTACAAAGTTCTTGCCTTTTCTAATTTTGATATGTACTAAAACTGTCCCTCCTCCGCTCTCTGCAGCTGTAGTAGCCAGAGCATGGAAGGTGGTAATGCAGTTTTACAAAGGTCTGTCATGAGCGGGTAGGATGATCcttgctttataaatattttcatttatgagCAAACAGACTCTGTAGAgttaaaaggaggaaaagcggGTCAGATGTTGATCCCAGCAACCTAAAGATCTTCCTAGCACAAAGGTATTAAGATGGTACTGGATTGGCAATTTGCCAGTAGCCCTGTGAGCCGCATCTAATAGGCACAGCATGGAGCAGTGTGCAGTTGCCCTTGTTTTTGGCAAAGGATTTGACAGCTCCCAGTTCCCAGCATGCAGTGTACtctctcagggctggcagcctCCTGCTTTGACTGAAAGGGGTGGGAAGGGTCACTACCAGCGCCTAAGACCCAAGTGAGCTGCTGTGATCATTGGCCAGGACAGCTTTGTCTCTGTATTCTTATTGCTTTGAGAACAATgggatatttttctctctgcagctttgACGAGCAGATTCCATCCCTTCGGGCTTTGAAGCAGGTTACATATCAGAGTGGGGACGTCCCGGTGGTCTTTGCACTGGTGGATCATGGAGAAATTGCCTTTTATTCACTAAAGGAATTCAAGCTGCCAGTCGATGTTAATCACTGAAGTTGCTGTCACTTGCAGAAATGGTACAGGATGAAGGGAAGAGCTTTactcaggttttgttttattgattaatgaaatactacagaaaataGAGCCTGTGATAACTGGAACCTTGCGTAGTTGACCACTATTTGCTGTTACAGACTTCACCCAACCAGATGGCTCAGGCATAATAGCAAAATTTACAGCAAAAAGTGCGTATGCCTTAGCTGGGCATTTCTGGACTGGAATACACACTGATTTGTTCTTGAAGCTGgttctccagctttctcatcTTGTGGACCGCTAGTCTGCCTTTTCCGTGTCATCTTTGGCTGACCTGTGGACCATTAGAAGACACTTTCTTGGTGATCCTCTTGTCACATGTTAAGAGCCACTGTGCTACACCAGTGGAATGGTTGGAGAGTCATTGAGGTCAATCAGGAACAGAATAAGCTGATCAGATCAGTGGTGGTGTCCTGAGCCTCTGTCATTCAGCTACGCCAACAACCCTCAGATCAGATTCTGATCTGAAAAAAGCACAGCCATAAAACTCAGCCACCTGGGGTAAAGTTTCCAGGCATTCAGTAGCAGGAAACTGCCTTGAACACAATTTCATCAGCGTGAGCTCACAGAAAGCCCCAGAGCATAGCAGATGGCACCGCAGCCTCACGCTGTAGCAGCTGTGCTGAGATGCATTTTTGCCATGCAGCATTGTGCCATGTTAAAGTTTGGCCACCAATACCAGCACACTGTATCTGATAGTCTCACCAAGGCTGTACTGCAGCCTCCTCTGCTTCAGCCTGACATCCTCTTTCCTGGCTGTGGATCTTTGTCTTTTGCAAGTGAGAGATCCCTGAGTAAAGAAAGAATCTACAAATTCCTCATGAGCCTTCCAGTCTTGTGGCTGTTGTGCTCCAAACTGAGGACATCATTGCTTTCCAGGCCCTACTGTGGGAGCTTTCCACCAGGATATCCAGGTACCAAAGTTGCTTTAGCCTCTATGCAAAAGTGCCAGTGACAAGTGCCAGAAAGTCTGCTCAGTGAATAGAAGTATGCTGAGCATGGCTGTGTTTGGTATTGAGCTTCTTCAGAACTGTTATAGCAACTGGTTTAGATGCATTTTATTTGATAATTTTTTAGTTCCTTTTGGAGATGGGGAGGAGGCTAAGCaataaaaaagccttttccagcagtccaagCACCTCAGTGTGGTTCTTAATTCCTGCAGAAATGTTAAGTTATGCAGAGGGAGACGTTCTTGGGGAGGCTACTGGGACCCCAACAGCACCAGCTGGTGAATGCCTGCTCATGGTCATACAACCCTGTGGCTGCGTAACCCCGCTCCCATGCCCATCTGTGTTTGGATCCAGCTGCTGCCCCATTCCGTGGGAGGGCAGTGTGACTCAGAGCCTGGAGGAGTCCCAATGTCCTGCGTACAGTTCTGTCCGCACATGACAGCGTGCcatcctcatcttcctcctgtGTGGTCAGAGGTATTGTAGCTCAAGGTGGCAGGGATGTGCTGCAAGCactgtgcctggtcctgtttCATGCACACACCCCTGTTATCAGATGCTGGAAGTCAGCAGGGCTCTGCTGAGGTGAGGGTCTGACAACTCCTCCCACAcgccctccccttcctcttcctctctccttcaaGCAGTGCTTTTGCTCTGATAGTCCTTTTCAAACGCCAGGGTTGTTGGCAGCTCCAGTCTGTGCCCTCAGCATTCTCCCAGACTGTTTTGCAGATTAAAGGCAGTGGGAAGAGAGTTTCTAAGAACAGGTGCAGCCAGAAGAACTCCAGTCTGACCCACAGGGCTCACGTTTGTCCTGGAATTAGGTCAAACTCCTGTTGATTTCAGTCAGTCTCATCTGCTTATGCCAAGGTGGAATTGTATCGATGAACTCTACAAGAGCCACCCAGTGAGTTTCGCTGGGGCAGAGACTCCCTGATTCAGCGCAAAACAATTACAATTTAATAACCACTGCAGGGAGGATTGAGAAACTGTGGCTGCCTTGCTCAGCACCACAACATCTGACAGTGCCTTTACCAGGATGGGATTATGATGCAGACTGATACCACTGGTTGATTTCAGCCTGTGATGTGGATTGGCTGGATGTTGCAAGAAGATGAcagaaattagtattttatttggaaaaacatCACTTTTGGAAGCTTGGCTGAAACTTTGACTGTTACTGGCCCCTTGTCAGAGGTAATTTCAAGCTTTTGCATGGATGCAGAGAGGTTGGCAGACCTTGGACTGCCATTGTGCTCCACGTGACTACTGATTCCTCGCCCAGCTGTTGTTCCCTGCAGTAGGACACAGGCTGTTTGCAGCCGAGCAGTTTAGCAAGATAGTGGCAGTTGTGTAGCTCTTTCCAGCTAAGGCTTCAACTTTCTGTTAAGCCTTTCCATGTCTTTTGCGGGAAGGTTGGCACCTTCCCTCCGCTTCGTGCTAGGTCCCTGTCCCTCGCGGGGCTGGGGGATGAACGGAGCCGGGAGGAGGGGGCCTGAGACGGCATGGGAGCCGGCTCTCCCGGCCCGCTGCCCCCGGCCTCGGCCGGTGCTCGGTGCCCGGGActcccggggtggggggacgcGGCGGCGCGCTTTCCCCGAGCCAGGCAGCGCGGCCGCCCATATGGCGGTGGCCGCTTTCTGATTGGCTCCGAGCGAGCGGAGCGTTGAATTATTCATGACCGCGCCGGATGaaagggagcagaggcagcGGCTGAGCTTAATTTGCATGCGAGGCCCCGCCCCAGGAGGGCGGTTCGCAGCTGTGGGGCTCCGCCCGTGGGGGCGGTTTGCGCGCGAGCCCCCGCCCCAAGAGGGCGGTTCGCATCTGTGTGGCTCCGCCCATGGGGCGGTTTGCACGCGAGGCCCCACCCCGCCGCACCCCTCCCGGAGGTGCCCAGGGAGGGaggccgctgccgccgccgacCGCCGCGCAGGcgaggggggagcggggagcgggcagcgggcgcggagcggagcgagGCCGGGGCGGCCCGGCTCCAGGCCCCGCAGGTGAGCGCGACTCGCTGGGGCTCCGCGGGGGGTGCGGGACAGGGGCTGGCCTGGCGGGGTAggctctggggaggggggttCTCGCGTAGCGGGGAGGGGGTCCGGCCAGCGCGGCCCCGGCAGGGCTCGCTGCTGCGGGTTGGGGCGGCACCCGACCCTGCCCGCTCCTCCTGGGTCTTGCAGCTTGTTCCCGGAATTCTCCGGCGGGGCTGGCAGGTGCTCGCCGGTCCCCACGCCCACGGGAGGGGGGTCTACTTCGCCAGGTGCCCGAGCCCGGCTGCCGGCACCGGCCCGGACGCATTGGGGCTGCCCCCGCCTGAAGCCCCC
This region of Buteo buteo chromosome 13, bButBut1.hap1.1, whole genome shotgun sequence genomic DNA includes:
- the TSEN54 gene encoding tRNA-splicing endonuclease subunit Sen54; this encodes MEPGGSRRPSAAELLAARGRKAPQRPRGQKDFIPDGSAEQAEKLRLCREEQWQLLSEERVERLGNLVKAEWKPGQGIVELQSPAGKFWHTMGFTERGKQCLLPEEALYLLECGSVQLFYRDLPLSIQEAYEILLSQEAMSLPHYQVFSHLKQLGYVVLRFDPSTVLSPYERQLNLESHCQSSGKHHRKRRRSSSPRSHEKKHKISEDLPEAEGTSKKAGDDCGDSNCLPMDEKPLSEQPKESDAGSGEGESNPVPLDTGQKDSLNPSRSWAGDHRESSTGTHAPRWDFTTIVLPNMAPDQPCTHLPSPDNGLLPENVPGREVDAACWCARINQKQEKLSRKEREQRERETRYKSSVNADREVRRCSNWKEYKALLEQRSQQRVWRRPPHLWDQAVTPLLRPDEATSSAALLQQISVLQPSHILDGASRLQEDPEGMKIDFNVYQADAVAKFKKTNPGKPYVRMCVRSFDEQIPSLRALKQVTYQSGDVPVVFALVDHGEIAFYSLKEFKLPVDVNH